The following proteins are co-located in the Procambarus clarkii isolate CNS0578487 chromosome 4, FALCON_Pclarkii_2.0, whole genome shotgun sequence genome:
- the LOC123748907 gene encoding probable serine/threonine-protein kinase DDB_G0278665: protein MEQFNGNVASRLLRHRRKFLGSGTYGVVVLVEWRGELAALKVSKSSLFSKSFSREANILTVLKGAGGAPLLLGVAVNPFALLITYKGSRTLQNLFNNPEYNLIDLGLQVGKKLQEVHEAGIVHNDIKGSNIIVRGPPHNPEISIIDFGMACTTDESVLLFVEPNVTTKHPPEMFEEGCSSSASDVYSYGVLMSEILNASPSQYPSMGKVIQAAMHPNPLCRPSLPDLLRRLQQVIDTNPSELQEDVDLQRTMDGDQDPEQRCRTPSTPGTPFDGLSKNCVII, encoded by the coding sequence ATGGAGCAGTTTAACGGAAATGTCGCCAGTCGCTTGCTAAGACACAGGAGAAAGTTCCTGGGCTCCGGGACGTATGGAGTAGTTGTGTTGGTGGAGTGGCGGGGAGAGCTGGCAGCACTTAAAGTCTCGAAGTCTTCTTTGTTTTCCAAATCTTTCAGCAGGGAAGCCAACATTTTGACGGTACTGAAGGGCGCAGGTGGCGCCCCCTTGCTGCTGGGTGTGGCAGTTAATCCCTTCGCTCTCCTGATCACCTACAAGGGTAGTCGGACGCTTCAGAATTTGTTTAACAACCCAGAATACAACTTAATCGACCTCGGACTACAAGTTGGGAAGAAATTACAAGAAGTCCACGAGGCTGGAATCGTACATAACGACATTAAAGGTAGCAATATTATAGTCCGAGGCCCACCCCATAATCCAGAAATCAGTATCATTGATTTCGGAATGGCCTGCACCACAGATGAAAGTGTCTTGCTGTTTGTGGAACCAAATGTCACCACAAAACATCCCCCGGAAATGTTCGAGGAAGGATGTAGTAGCTCTGCGTCTGATGTCTACTCCTACGGTGTTCTCATGTCTGAGATCTTGAACGCGTCGCCCAGTCAGTACCCGTCAATGGGGAAGGTAATACAGGCAGCTATGCATCCCAACCCTCTGTGCCGCCCCTCACTCCCTGACCTTCTGCGTCGTCTACAGCAGGTCATCGACACAAACCCATCAGAGCTACAGGAAGACGTCGACCTTCAACGCACTATGGATGGAGATCAAGACCCTGAGCAGCGCTGTAGGACTCCTAGTACACCGGGCACTCCTTTCGATGGTCTAAGTAAGAACTGCGTTATTATCTAG
- the LOC138371428 gene encoding uncharacterized protein, producing the protein MGQGLKVAPVPIHGLKVAPVPIHGLKVAPVPIHGLKVAPVPIHGLKVAPVPIHGLKVAPVPIHGLKVAPVHIHGLKVAPVHIHGLKVAPVHIHGLKVAPVPIHGLKVAPVHIHGLKVAPVHIHGLKVAPVHIHGLKVAPVPIHGLKVAPVPIHGLKVAPVPIHGLKVAPVPIHGLKVAPVPIHGLKVAPVPIHGLKVAPVPIHGD; encoded by the exons ATGGGGCAAG GTCTGAAAGTGGCCCCAGTTCCCATACATGGTCTGAAAGTGGCCCCAGTTCCCATACATGGTCTGAAAGTGGCCCCAGTTCCCATACATGGTCTGAAAGTGGCCCCAGTTCCCATACATGGTCTGAAAGTGGCCCCAGTTCCCATACATGGTCTGAAAGTGGCCCCAGTTCCCATACATGGTCTGAAAGTGGCCCCAGTTCATATACATGGTCTGAAAGTGGCCCCAGTTCATATACATGGTCTGAAAGTGGCCCCAGTTCATATACATGGTCTGAAAGTGGCCCCAGTTCCCATACATGGTCTGAAAGTGGCCCCAGTTCATATACATGGTCTGAAAGTGGCCCCAGTTCATATACATGGTCTGAAAGTGGCCCCAGTTCATATACATGGTCTGAAAGTGGCCCCAGTTCCCATACATGGTCTGAAAGTGGCCCCAGTTCCCATACATGGTCTGAAAGTGGCCCCAGTTCCCATACATGGTCTGAAAGTGGCCCCAGTTCCCATACATGGTCTGAAAGTGGCCCCAGTTCCCATACATGGTCTGAAAGTGGCCCCAGTTCCCATACATGGTCTGAAAGTGGCCCCAGTTCCCATACATGGGGACTAA